In one Betta splendens chromosome 14, fBetSpl5.4, whole genome shotgun sequence genomic region, the following are encoded:
- the wscd1b gene encoding WSC domain-containing protein 1 — MVAPLHKLHCLLKRAQMLLLCLGIAYLMAGSILLLQRSSIRVPQSTTAGLPPTLSLAAPPTALRTAGLGMRARSRWATVQSAPGGGTKAGRHWPASRSLGVQNLHRRWFHSLVPESQEQRSSVHTSSTHKGTYVGCFLHNASDQALGGTVLYDLRKMTSALCQDTCSESGYQFAGLEYGAECHCGNRISSPQAPEEDCSLVCRGERGSPCGGVGRLSIYKVEEQLPGHRKFRNIHHRGCFKVPKSVTGSFPVYAFQPNLTTQSCIETCTDKELPLAVFKRPRCFCTWTSSLFSLSQQSDEQHCVGAADANSTGNGTGTGTTAPTDLYHDHFQVYHTPVLDSRCKERMFLPHRSSSLVALSSFPGAGNTWVRHLIELVTGYYTGSFYFDGTLYNRGFKGEKDYWKSGRSICIKTHESGPKEIEMFDSAILLIRNPYRSLMAEFNRKCAGHLGHATDGQWKSKEWPEFVSSYAPWWASHALSWLKFGRRLLVVHYEELQRALVPQLHLITSFLNVTVTDERLLCAQSNQDGHFKRSGAQQPAFDPFTPNMTQMIDGFIHTVDQALRGRNFSRLPEEYLPR, encoded by the exons ATGGTGGCGCCCCTCCACAAGCTGCACTGCCTCCTGAAGCGGGCCCagatgctgctcctctgtctagGCATCGCCTATTTGATGGCGGGCAgcatcctgctcctgcagcgctCCAGCATCAGGGTCCCCCAGTCGACTACGGCCGGCCTGCCACCCACGCTGTCGCTGGCTGCGCCCCCCACCGCCCTCAGGACGGCCGGCCTGGGCATGAGGGCGCGCTCCAGATGGGCCACCGTTCAGTCTGCGCCCGGTGGGGGAACCAAGGCGGGGCGGCACTGGCCCGCTTCTCGGAGCCTCGGGGTCCAAAACTTGCATCGCCGCTGGTTTCACAGCCTGGTGCCAGAAAGTCAAGAACAGAGAAGCTCCGTCCACACAAGCAGCACGCACaaag GAACGTATGTTGGCTGTTTTCTGCACAACGCCAGCGATCAAGCCTTGGGAGGAACTGTTCTCTACGACCTACGCAAAATGACCAGCGCTCTGTGTCAGGACACCTGCTCAGAAAG tGGGTACCAGTTTGCAGGTCTGGAGTACGGAGCTGAATGCCACTGCGGGAACAGGATTAGTAGTCCACAGGCTCCCGAGGAGGATTGTAGCCTGGTGTGCCGGGGCGAGAGGGGGTCCCCTTGCGGCGGTGTGGGACGACTCTCCATTTacaaggtggaggagcagctgccggGTCACAGAAAAT TCAGAAACATTCACCACCGTGGATGCTTCAAGGTCCCAAAGAGCGTCACCGGCAGCTTCCCCGTCTACGCCTTCCAGCCCAACCTGACGACACAGTCCTGCATTGAGACCTGCACAGACAAG GAGCTCCCGCTGGCCGTGTTTAAGAGGCCCCGCTGCTTCTGCACGTGGACGTCATCGCTCTTCAGCCTCAGCCAGCAGTCCGACGAGCAGCACTGTGTGGGAGCTGCTGACGCCAACAGCACCGGCaacggcaccggcaccggcaccacCGCGCCCACGGACCTTTACCACGACCACTTCCAGGTGTATCACACGCCGGTGCTTG ACTCCAGGTGCAAGGAGAGGATGTTTCTACCTCATCGCTCCAGCTCCCTGGTGGCTCTTTCCAGTTTTCCCGGCGCAGGCAACACCTGGGTTCGGCACCTGATTGAGCTCGTGACCGGCTACTACACTGGCAGCTTCTATTTCGACGGCACGCTGTACAACCGAG GTTTTAAAGGAGAGAAAGACTACTGGAAGAGCGGCCGCAGCATCTGCATCAAGACTCACGAGAGCGGTCCGAAGGAGATTGAGATGTTTGATTCTGCCATCCTCCTGATTCGGAACCCCTACCGCTCCCTCATGGCTGAATTCAACCGCAAGTGTGCAGGACATTTAGGACACGCCACAGATGGACAGTGGAAGAGTAAAG AATGGCCCGAATTTGTCTCTAGCTACGCCCCCTGGTGGGCATCCCATGCACTGAGCTGGCTGAAGTTTGGGCGCCGCCTGCTGGTGGTCCATtacgaggagctgcagagagcgCTGGTGCCACAGCTACATCTCATCACGTCTTTCCTCAACGTCACTGTGACTGACGAGCGGCTGCTTTGCGCCCAGAGCAACCAGGATGGGCATTTCAAGCGCTCAGGGGCGCAGCAGCCTGCCTTCGACCCATTCACTCCCAACATGACCCAGATGATTGACGGGTTCATTCACACCGTTGACCAGGCGCTGAGAGGCAGGAACTTTAGCAGGCTTCCAGAGGAATACCTCCCCAGATGA